A window of Candidatus Nitrosotenuis uzonensis genomic DNA:
TGTAGCTTCTGTTATCTTGTATTCACGTGAGGTTAACTTGCTTTGATTTACCTTTACGTCAAGTGCACCTTTTTCCCTTAAGGTGTGTTTTAGTGATGAAAACTCGATCTCAGATGTCTTTCCCTGTGAAAGTTCACCTGAGACCTTGACGATTATTATTTTCCCTGACGGATCAATGTGAGCGATTTTCGTCATTAGTTCTGTGTTGACAGTTTTTGATATCTTCCCATGTGCATCGATTTCTACAAGCTCGTAATCGGTATTTGGAATTTCAATAAATTCAACTCTGTTAATTTTTGTATCAAAATCAACTAATACATAGCCTCTTTTTCTTCCACGCGCGTTTTCTTCAAGATCAGAATGATATCCTGAAAACAAGGTTCCCGGATAGACAACGTTGTCATATCCAGGATAGCTCTGATGCGAGAATGTGTGTAGATGGCCGCCTGCATAGTAGTCAAAGTTTTTTGGAAGTAATGACATCGGCATGAAATCTCCCTCTGATGTCTCCTCGGTTTTCATCTCATCGAGTCCCCCATGAAACAGAAATATCTTAAAGCCGGTAACTGATTCTAGTGATTTTCTATCAAGCCTTTCATACCATGTAACATCTTTTCCTGCCTTGAGGCCGGAAAGTCCGGCAATTAGCGCTCCTGTTTTTTTATCTACTACAAAATCAAGGTGAATTTTATCATCTGTTCCTCCAACATCGAGTGTAACTTTTTTCAGGTAGCCTGCTTCAACTAGAAGATCAATTACAGAGTTTGAGACAGGACTAAAATCATGGCTTCCATACACTACGTATACTGGAATTCCCATATCATGTATTTGTCTGAATTTACGAAATGCGAATTTTTGGACCCTCATTTCAGGTATATTAACATGAAATAAATCGCCAGATATGACGATAAAATCCACTTTTCTTGCTATACAATCATCGATCGCTCGCTCAAAGACATCTTGTTCCACTTTCTGCAGTGATTCTACTTTTTGAAATCCTAGATGAATGTCGGCAAGATGTGCAAATTTCATCTTCTAATACACTTTTGGTTTTGGTATCTCTTTTGAATGATCCTTTTGTCTTACTAGCTCTTCAAAAAGAGGAATTTTAATCGGGATTGCAAATGGAACGAAAATACTTGAAATTATTGCCTCGCCTTTGTCAAGGCTTGCGATATTCCTATCATCTTCTGAGAGATCTTGCGATGCGCTCTCTATTATCGCCTTACGTTCCTGAACCATCTCATTTCCCAGAATTATTTTTGTATTCATGTTTGCCAAAATTGTTCGCGGTATGACACTGCTCAGTTGTGTTATTGCTGTGAGTCCTATCTTGAATTTGCGCCCTTCCTTCGCTATAGTACTGTATATGTTCTCATTTCTTGGAATTATCTTATCTTCACCGATCACACGAGGTGCCTCTTCTATTACCACTGTGACTACGGGTTTTCTGTCAAGCTCCCCTTTTGCCTTGTGTTCTTTGTATCTTTCAAATATTCTTGATGCAATAATGTTTCCCACTATTAGCTCAGCTTCATTTCCAAGACGCGATGTATCAAGTACCACAATTTTACCCGCTTCTATATCACGTACAATGTCGTCCACAGTGGTAAGTCCTTTTGTGCCCGCATCGAATACGTCATTCTTTGAATTGATCCTACCCTGTTCATCAACTTCAAGACTCAGAATCAGTCGCAGTTTTCTTTTTAGCACAGCAAGTGTTGCAACGTGTGTTTCGGCGCCATTTCCAACGCCAAGTGAGATCAGTGGCTCTGTCATTATCCTGCTAATCCAGAACTCGCGCTCCTTTGCATTATAGCTTCTAATTGCCTGCCATTGGGCGTCAGAAAACTCCACAATGCCCAGAAAATGTTCAGGTCGTATAGATTCCAGGTTTATTACAAGTCTGTTGGAGCCTGGAGGCGGTGTTGGTGTATAGTATACAAGATTCTGCTTTGCCAAGGGATGATCCTTTAGCCCCGGATCTTTTCTACCATAATACTCATCGTGTGCATCAAGAACCAGTGCGCCAACGCTGTTTGAATCAAGAACATGCCACAGTATAGTCTTGACAAGATTGCTCTTGCCTCTACCAGTAGTAGCGGGAATTAGTATGTGGTGCGTAAATACGTCTTCTGCTCGTAGCCATACTTCTGCATCTACGATCTTGCTTCCACTTCTTATCTTTCCAAGATAGATCTGTTCCCCACCTTTTTTGAGAAATGTCAGATCAGATGATTGTACCAATCTTAACTTGTTAAAAAACATCGGTAGAGATTTTGGCAATGTTACCTTGTTATCGGACTTGGAAACACGTGCAAGCGGCTTTATTCTTGCAAGAACGTAATTGACAAATTCCGGCTCATAGAACTCTGCATTGATACCTCCCTGCTCCAGATTAACTCCCGACATCATCTGTTGCATCTTGTCTTGGATCTGGCTTCCATACTCTAATGCGAATACTTGCAAAATCAAAATAGAGTCATTCTCATCAGAAACTAAAAGATCACCAATCTCCAGATTCTTGCCAGATTTTTCCCTGACTATGACATCACCAAATGAGCCGCCTATTACTTGTCCTACTATATCGATTTGATTCATCAGCTTGTCACCAAGTTAAGATCATCGTGGAATTTTGTAGTAAGCGTGTATTTTTGTAGTCTTTTCCATTCGGCTACTTTTGTCATTTCAGCAACCATAAGACCACGATACATCTCAAGTTCATTTTTCCGGACTTGTGCGAATCTGTCAGCATCTATTGAGCCGTACGGGTAACCAGGCATTGCAAGATCATGTGAATTTGCAGCAATGCTTGCAAGAACGTCATTTTTTTCCAAGTCATCCATTCTGTTGAATTGATCACGTAGTATTTCAAATCGGAACACATGTTTTGACTTTGGATGAAATTTGGCTGCAAGCATGTGACCTCTATTATCAGAAGAGGCCATGTCTGCGATCTCTACAAACCATGTTTCGAATGGAACATTTTCCGCTATCTCCTGTATTCGTGCAAGCAGAGGCTCGCCTGATTCCATTATCAGTCGACTCGATTTTGTCAGACCACATACTATAACACCTCTTTTTTGCGCAGAATCATACAATCTTGATGCATATTTTGACTCGTTCTTGTATCCCGTTTGTAGAGAGCCATCCATGATAAGTATGTCCCCCTCATTCAATTCTTCTGATGCTACCTTTTCTGCCAAACTCCATTCTGCAAATCTTCTTGAGAGGGATACTAATCGTGACTCTTGCAGAACATTCGTGTTGTCAGTTTTGTATTCCAGATCCGTTTCATCTGGAAGATATATTAGATCAGATTTAGAATAGGGGAATAATTTCGTATTATAACTTACTGTCTTTTTATCTTCATTATCGCGAACTTCAGACACTACATACGAAAAAAACTCTATTCTTTGCTTGAGCTTTGATGCCGAGATTCTTTTCTTTCCTTCAAAAATCGAGAAATACACTCTGTTCAGTATTATCATAAAGTTTGGCGACTCTTCCAGAATGCCATCACCTCCATCTACGAAAGCAATCTTTCGCGGTTTTGTAGTCTCCAAAATTTGCATAAAATTCTCTGGCGCTATCACCTTTCCTTGTACCTTGCCGTAAGGAAACAATCGATCCGAAGGAGGTTTTTGTGTTAGTTCCTTACCAAGATTCTCAATTAATGAGCGCACCGGATTTTCTGCCATACTATGATTGATTTTCTACTAATCTAATACGCTTTCCTTAACAGATTAGTGAACCTCAAGTCAGCGTGATTTTACCTGTTAGTTGGTTCATCCACCAGTAAGTTTGGCAAATTTTTCATTCTTTGATAGTTTTTCCATAAAGACAAGATTTGATAGTGCAACTACTGCCGATTCCTGCACTGGAATGCTTGGATCCTTCAATGCCTGCTCTAGCGTCTGTTTTGCCTCTTTTGCCCCGACAACTCCAAGTGCTATGGCTGCCTCGTGTCGGACAAACATACTAGGATCGTTCTTTGTGGCATCTTCAAGATGAGGAATTGCGCTTCTGTATCCCATTTGTCCAAGAGAAAAGGCTGCCTCGTGTCGGACAAGCTCATTCTCATCGTTTTTTAGGACTTTGGCAATATACGGTATCTTGTCCTCCCCCCCAAAATCCACTAGTATGCATGTAGCTCGTGTCCTTATGACGTAATCATCATTATCTAGGAGATTGACAAAATAGTCGACGTCCTTTTTTTCATAGCGGTCTTCCATTTCAGCAAATAATGCAAGGCGGGATTCTGGAATTACATCCATTTCTGATGTGAGCAGATTCCTGCAAATATATTATTGTATGCAAGGTTCACGCTACGTTTTAAAGTGCAGTGAGATCACCACACTTTATGATGGCGCAGATTGGACAGAAGGCCCCAAACCTTGGAGTTTCAAAATGGGTGCAAGGCATGCCGACTAATATCGATCAAGAAAAAGACAAAATCGTGGTGGTCGAAGTTTTCCAAGTTAACTGTCCTGGCTGTTTCCTGTATGGAATACCTGAGGCAATCAACATCTACAACAAGTACAAGGATCAGGGAGTAAGGGTTCTTGGCATCGCAACTGCATTTGAGGATTTTGACAAAAACACGGTTGAGAATTTGGAACTTTTGGCAAAAACTGGTGAGGTCATAGGTGAAACGAAAAAAGCACTCACCCAATACGGAAAGATTGTCGATGGAAACAAGTTGCCTTACAAGATACCATTTCCCCTTGGTATGGATAACCTTGTAAAAGAGAGTGGTGCCCCAAGCCAAGAAAAGATGCTTGCTTTCATAAAAAGTCAGATTCCAGAGTTCGATGATCAACCAGAAACCTACAGAAAAGAGATTCTTGCAAGAGTGGAGCAGTACTTTAAGTCAAAAGAATATTCTGCAGAAACATTTGACAAATATGCCCTGCGTGGAACCCCCTCTGCAATAGTAGTAGACAGAAAAGGAATATTGCGTGATGTTTCATTTGGCCAAATGGGGCATCTTGAACCACTCGTGCAACAGTTGCTCAACGAATAGATTAACAGTATCAGATTTTCAAAATCATAGTTATTAAATAAGATATTGTATTATAGTAAAAAAATTCGTTTGCTGGAATTAATTAATGATAAAGTTCTGCGCATACAAGCAAACACGTGTTACGAGTTGCTCAGAAACATTGTAGAGTGTTTCAAGACACACTCAAGGTCAGATGAGCTTCTCCTAAATACAAAGTCAAAAATACATGGCGTGTAGTTTAGGAGCTCTTTTGTTTTCTTTTTCTGTATACCAGTATTGTTCCAACAGTTATTGCAGCAATCACAGCTAATACAATAGGTAGATACGGGATCTGTCCATTTACAATTTTTTCTTCCATCTGAACTGACGGTTCTGGAGCTCCAGTAATAACAAGTCTGTGAGTTCCATTACCCGCAAATTGCAGTGTTACAAAGTGAATTTTATCATTTTTTAGAACCTTGGGAAAAAACTCCTGCTCATCAATGAAGAATTGTATTGGCTCCCGTGTTACGTTAAGAGGAATTTGCATTTCCCCGAGATTGTTTGAGAGACTGCTGTAGATCTCAATCTCTAGCTTGTTGCCTTGCAGGTCTACACTTTTCACATCAAAATTTCCAACTATCTCCAATGGATATTTTTTTCCATCCACAGTAACCTCAAAGGTAGTTTTCATCCCCGTTCTATCGGACAGAGGCTGCCCATATGCCGGCAACAAGATCAGTGGTAATAGAAACAACAAAAGCAGTAAGAGATTCAATTTATGTTGAGAGGACTCGCTTTCGGAGCTCTTTGTCTTTTGCAATTCTAGGATGAGACTTGTCTGCAAGTATTGCCTCAAACCAGTAATGAAATCCATCTTTGTACAAAAAGTAAGATCCCAGTAGCTTCAGATTCTTGTATTTTTCAGCAACCCTTCTTTCTGCAACCTGCTTCATGTTGACTTCTGCCTTCATGCGAGTAACACCTAGGTGTTTTTGTCGTCTTCCTGCAACAGGTCTTTGACGCCTCATACCGCCAGTTCCAACGCGCACTCGAATTGCAACCATCCCCTGCTTTGCCTTGTAGCCAAGTCGTCTTGCCCTCTGAATTCGGCTAGGCTTGTCAATCCTGGTAAAGGCGCTTTGTTTCCTCCAGATTATGGCTCTCTTTCGTATTTCAGGTGAGTTTTCCCTCCACATGTTAAGCCATGCTACGTCTTGTCTTGTGCGCATTACCGCCGCTACCCAAGTCCTATTTATATCTCTAACAGCTCTTAGTACGCCAACAAGATCAATAATTGAAAAAAGAATGTCCGCTAGTGTCAGAATTCTCCTAGAGTTTTTCACTAGCAGGAATTTCAGGATGTGAAACTCACAATATGTGAGAGTGTTGATATGATAAACATTTCTAGCTTGTCCAATACAGACGACTAGCACGTCATATCATAGAAGTCCAAAGACATCATATTGACTGAGAAGCACATAAACAAAATAACAAGAGAACAAGAAGAGCTCAAAAAACACTATGGCCAGAATACCAGCGCCGAAGATGAGTGGTCCCATATAACCGGAGTTGGAACGAAGATTGATGCTGCGGATCCCATGGCAGTAACAGACAGGATGATCATCTTTGGCAGGGATCAAGTCAAATCTACAAAGGCAGAACTGATCAAGGAAAAATCTGAGGAATTCATGGATCAGATCAACAACACAAATCAATATCTCAAATTTGTAAATGCCCATCTTGTTGAAAAAAAGAACAAGCTTGACAAACTAAAAGAGGCAGAAAAAAGATTCAAAGAAGAGATAGAATCACTTCAGGCAGACAAAGTTAAACCCAGAGATGAATTGGAAAAAGTGAACTGCAAATATGTTACAGAAGCGGATAGAAAATCTCTCCTAGTACATCTTGAAAATGAGAAAAACCATCTCAAGGAGAAAATATCGTATCATGCAGAGCAGATAGAAAAGACTCGTAAAGAAATTGACAAAAAGGAAGAACAGATACAATACCTAAAGCAGGAAATAGAAAATGCTACAAACCAGCAATCTAAAACAGCTGATCCGCTCAAGGTAATAGAGCAGGAGCTTGCAAGATTGGGTGTAAAAGACAATGTGAAAATACGCGAAGCAATAGACATTCTTTCAAAGAAACTACGCTAGAACCATAAGCTTTTTTTCTGGTCCAATGTCTGCCGATTATGTGAAACGTTACGCGCTTTTTGTACTATTGATACTTCCAGTGCACATAGCTTTTGCACTCACAGTAGATGTTACAACGGATAAAACCACCTACAATTACGGTGACTACCTTACAGTCATAATCACCGTCTCCGAAGTTTCAGACAGTGTTGCAGTCATGCACATAGTAGGACCTGATGGAGTTAAAAGTTCGGCAATTCCGATTCCAATAAAAGATATGAACACATCAATTACAACGCCAAACGCGTTTGATCCGCAGCTATACAAGGAAGGCAGATACCAGATCCAGATAACATACGCTGGCGCCGATGCCTCTACAGAGTTTGAGATTGTGGACGCAGGCAATGCCTTTTTACCTTTTGGTAGCAATCTCATAATATCACAGTGGACAGATGGAATTATTTCCGACTATAGCTTGCTCAAGTTCCTGTCAGACAAGGGTGCAATCTCAATAAATCCTGAAGAATCCATGAAGATTCCACAATGGTACAAAAACAATGCAGGATGGTGGCTTGAGCGAAAGATAACAGATGTCGAGTTTCTCAATGCGCTACAATATCTAATCGACCAGAAGATCGTCTAGTTTTTCTTTCTTCCAGCTTTGCCGATTCCCCACAGAACAATCATTATTATCATTGCGATAATAAATGCTGCAACCATTGGGGCCACAAACTCAAATGCCATACCTCTACTCGATTTTGGCTCCGAAGCGGATTCATCCAGTACGCACTGGCCGTTTACAAGTATGGTTCCAGGACCGCAGCTCTGATCAAGAACACACGCGCCATCTTTTAACACCGTGCCTGGTCCGCATATTGATTCTTCAATAGGCGGTTCAGTCTCAGGTGTTTCTGCCACCGGCGGAGAAACTTGCTCTACCACACACTGGCCGTTTACAAGTATGGTTCCAGGACCGCAGCTCATCTCAGGTGTTTCTTGTATTAGGGGCTCTTGAGGAATCTCCTCAGGTATTTCAGCCGGTTCAGTAGGTTCTGCAGGCTCTTCCATAGATTCTCCTACGGGTGCAAGTCCAAAGTCAGTTCCTATTATATCAACAGAGATTGTTCCTGGAGGAATTTGTATTTGCAAAATTCTTTGTGTGCTAGTTGATGATTCTGCAAATGTCGTGTCAAGACCATCTATGAGAACTAGGAATTCTTCATCGGAGCCATCATCTGCCTTTGCGTCAAGAAAGCTCCTGTCCAATATCACTTCCAGAGTACCCTGGACATCCGTAGTAGACATCAGTATTATCAAAGTAGGCGGCTGGTCGTCAGTGTCAAGTCCCAAAACCTCAAGCCCAGTAGCAGTATATTCTACAGTATACACTTTGCCATTGACTTCGACGGAGTCAGTTTCTGCAAATATGCCTGAGGGAGTAATCATACCGAAGGCAATAATAGCAAGGACAAGAAACGCTTTCAACAACTTTGACCACCTAAAATCTGTATTTTATGCTTGCTCTTTGACTTAAACGCTAGGCAAGCAACAATTACGTTCAATTCAGTGTAGAATTTGCAGAATTTATGATAAATTAAAAGATAATTTTATTGTGATTGATTGGTCAAAAATATGGCTGTCAGGTTACATTACCTAGATAACGCCACGTAGTATCTGGATTATCTTTTCTGCTATGACGTTGGCTGCAAGTGATTGTGCCTCTTTTGTCTGTGCGCCTATATGAGGTGTACATATCACATTAGGTAATGTTGCAAGCTTGTTTCCTGTAGCAGGCTCAACTTCAAAGACATCAAGTGCGGCTCCTCCCAGATTGCCGGATTTTATTGCCTCATACAGTGCATTCTCATCTATTGTTCCGCCCCTTGAAGTATTGATTATTCTGGCAGTCTTTTTCATTTTTGAGATTCGTTCTGCGTTTATCATGTGTTTTGTGCTGTCTAAAAGCGGGACGTGTAGTGAGATATAATCCGCGCTTTGCAAAAGCGTTTCAAGATCCGCTTTGATCAGACCTACTTCCTTTGCAAATTCTGGATCAATTGGAATGACATCATATCCTATTATGTTCATGTTCAGTGAGCGTGCAAGTCTTGCAAGTCTTTTCCCAATATTACCAAGCCCAACTATTCCAAGATATTTTCCTGCAAGTTCGGAACCCATGAGTTCTTTTTTTATCCAATTTCCGTTACGAATTTCCCTGTCGGCCCGCGGAATTTCTCTGGCCATAGATAACATCAGTCCTATGACAAGCTCTGCCACTGCATTCATTGCGCCTTCCACGGCATTTATCACGCGGATGTTTTTTGCCTTGGCCGCGTTTGTGTCTATGTTGTCAAGTCCTACGCCAACTCGTGCAATGATCTTACACTTTGTTGCCTTTTCTATCAGATCTGCAGTTATTGTAGTCCTGCTTCTTACTATGATAATGTCAAACTCGCCGATTTTTTTTGCGAGATCTTCCTTTGTTATTTGTGGCTCATATGTGATATGCAGGCCGTTTTTTTGAAGAATGTTATTTAGAACCGCATCCACCTGATCACAAATTAAAACAGATTGATTAAGACTCATGTAGTGAGGCTTTTTTTGCACAGAATATAATCATTAGGCCAAAATCTGCGATCAGTATATCGGTAAATCATTTTGGAGTTTTAATAAAAAGAAGAAAAATAGAGGATTATAGTCCTAGTTCTGCCTTTAGTTCGTTAGCACGTTCATCTGTGTACAAGCCGTGGAGGTTAACCTTTGGATGTGCAATGCTGTTCTTGCCCATTGGTGGGATTGCATCGCTTGGGTTACCTAAGAGCTCAGCATATGACTTTGCGTTGGTACCCAACTGTTGATTCAGGTTGAACGGGTCACCGACTACCATAACTGATGCTGCACCTGTGAAGATTGCTGCATAGTCGTGGTTTACTGCAACGTATACGCCTGGTTCGTCAAAGACCACATCGGCAATCATGCCCTGTGAGCCTCCGACAAGCCAAGTCTCAGTTCCTTTTGCTTGCACTACGTTTGCTTGAACTACACGGTCGATGATTTCACCTACAATGTGGAAGAATACTGGTTCGTTTCCTTGGTTTTCGATAAAGAATCGTACCTTTTGTCCTTCCTCAATGAACAACAGTTGTGACTGGTATTGCTTTAGGTCCGGGCTGTTCCATGGTTGTGCAACAAAGATGTTCTTCTTTGCATCTCCCATGATAAGCTCGTTGTGTGCAGCATTTGGTACATAACCAAATGACATACCGTTAACAACTGTCCAAGTGGTCTCATGCTTGAACATCTTGCTTTGATCATATCCGCCTGCGTCAGTTAGATACAACTGATTGTATTGCAGTTGGAATTCAAGCGCATCTGCAGGATAAACTTGTCTGTCTTTAACAACTTGGCCGTTCTTTACTGTTGTCTTGTCAACAACAAGTGGTGCATAACCGTTGAGTGGATCAACGATTGTGATGCCATACATGCCAGAGAGGACGTGTTGGTCCATTGCTGCGACGTCAACACCAGAGCAGTGGTACTTGAATGTACCCGGCACTTGTGCAACATAGCAGTATGTGTGTGACTGACCTGGCAATACCTTGCCAAAGTTTCCTGCACTCATCTCAGATGCGTGCATGTCGTTTCCGTGTGGAGTAAGCTCATCGCTTGGAATTGTCAGGGTCATCATTACGACGTCGCCTTGTGTGACTCTAAGGGTCGGTCCTGGGACCTGGCCGCTGAAAGTCATGGCCTTGTATGTGCCGCCGCCAATTACTGGCAGGTCTGCACTTTCGCCTGTAAGATTGAACTCTACGACATTCCTTCCTTCTTCGATGTTTGCACAATCAACTGCTGCAAAAGCTTGCGGCATTACCAATTTCAGGCCACCCATATCATGGATTTTTGAAATCAGGTCGTCGCTGCTTTTTGCTGCCATTGTAGAACCTACAATTTGTGATTGTGTGTATGTGCTTCCGAATAAGGTTGCTGCTAAAACCGCTACTGCTGTAACGGAAAATAGCATACTATATCGCTTATTCATCGTGTTTGAGACTTCTACCAACCTATATAATAATTCGCATTATTTCCGTCGAACTATGACGTTTCTTATGCAAATTTTACGCCCGCTGGGAATTTATTTTGGTTATCTTCAGTCAAAGGTGTATGAAATATAGAGTTGACACGGATTCACTAGGCGAAGTTAGAATTCCTTCTGATGCATACTATGGCGCTTTCACAGGACGTGCGATCCAGCAGTACCATGTTACTGGTAAGAAATCACACAAGCATTTGATTGCAGCATATGTTATGATAAAACGCTCAGCTGCGGTTGCAAACATACGCACCAGAGCAATAGATAGAAAGCGAGGTCAGGCAATCATCAAGGCATGCGATATAATACTTGCAGGAAAGCACCACGACCAATTTGTAATAGAGGAGATAAATTCTGGCGCCGGTACGGCCTTTAACATGAATTCTAATGAAGTCATATGCAATATTGCGCTTGAAGTTCTAGGAAAGAAAAAGGGTCAATACGATGTTCTCCACCCAAATGATCATGTCAATATGTCGCAGTCAAGCAATGACACATTTCCCACTGCCATGCATGTTGCCATACTTCTTAATCTCAAAGAAACACTTCCTGCAGTAGACATTCTGATAAAATCACTTGCAAAAAAAGCAAAAGAATTTTCAGGATTTAAAAAAATTGGCAGAACACATCTTATGGATGCCTTGCCAGTTACATTAGGGAGTGAGTTTGCAGCCTATGCCACATCAATTACAAAAGCACGAAACGCAGTAAGTGCTGCAACAAAAGAGCTTGAACTTGTCGCACTTGGAGGAACAGCAGTAGGCAACGGTGCGAACACACCAAAAGGTTACAGAAACATTGCAATTTCCGAGCTTGCCAAGATTTCAGGTCTTCATCTAAAACCGGAAAAAGATATGCAGTACTCGCTACAGTCAAAGTTTGCAGTAGCAAACGCATCATCATCAATTAGAAATCTTGCAATAGAGTTGAACAAAATAGCAAATGACATAAGACTCATGGCGTCAGGTCCAATAGCCGGCCTCTCCGAGATTGGCATACCGGCAGTCCATGCAGGCTCATCCATCATGCCAGGCAAGGTCAATCCATCTCTGGCAGAGTGCCTTAACATGATATGTTTTGCAATAATTGGAAATGACACGGCAGTTGCAAATGCTGCGCAAGGGGGCCAGTTTGAGCTCAATGTCATGCTGCCCGGCATGCTAAAGGCAGTACTAGATTCAACAGATATGCTCAAGAACTTTCTGCCCATCTTCTCAAAGAATCTAATTGACGGCCTTACTGCAAACGAGGAGCGACTAAAGCAGAACATCGAAAAAAGTCCAGTCATAGTGACTTTGCTTGCTCCAAAGATAGGATACCAAAAGTCGGCTGAGCTTTTCAAGGAATCTCTGAAAACTGGAAAGACCATTCGCGAGCTAGTCGTTTCCAAAAACCTTATGACAGCGTCACAGGTAGACGCCCTTTTCAAGTAAAATGGCAAGGATCTGGGTGGAGTCATATGGTTGCTCTGCAAGCTTTGCAG
This region includes:
- a CDS encoding DNA double-strand break repair nuclease NurA; protein product: MAENPVRSLIENLGKELTQKPPSDRLFPYGKVQGKVIAPENFMQILETTKPRKIAFVDGGDGILEESPNFMIILNRVYFSIFEGKKRISASKLKQRIEFFSYVVSEVRDNEDKKTVSYNTKLFPYSKSDLIYLPDETDLEYKTDNTNVLQESRLVSLSRRFAEWSLAEKVASEELNEGDILIMDGSLQTGYKNESKYASRLYDSAQKRGVIVCGLTKSSRLIMESGEPLLARIQEIAENVPFETWFVEIADMASSDNRGHMLAAKFHPKSKHVFRFEILRDQFNRMDDLEKNDVLASIAANSHDLAMPGYPYGSIDADRFAQVRKNELEMYRGLMVAEMTKVAEWKRLQKYTLTTKFHDDLNLVTS
- a CDS encoding EB domain-containing protein yields the protein MKAFLVLAIIAFGMITPSGIFAETDSVEVNGKVYTVEYTATGLEVLGLDTDDQPPTLIILMSTTDVQGTLEVILDRSFLDAKADDGSDEEFLVLIDGLDTTFAESSTSTQRILQIQIPPGTISVDIIGTDFGLAPVGESMEEPAEPTEPAEIPEEIPQEPLIQETPEMSCGPGTILVNGQCVVEQVSPPVAETPETEPPIEESICGPGTVLKDGACVLDQSCGPGTILVNGQCVLDESASEPKSSRGMAFEFVAPMVAAFIIAMIIMIVLWGIGKAGRKKN
- a CDS encoding peroxiredoxin family protein, producing MMAQIGQKAPNLGVSKWVQGMPTNIDQEKDKIVVVEVFQVNCPGCFLYGIPEAINIYNKYKDQGVRVLGIATAFEDFDKNTVENLELLAKTGEVIGETKKALTQYGKIVDGNKLPYKIPFPLGMDNLVKESGAPSQEKMLAFIKSQIPEFDDQPETYRKEILARVEQYFKSKEYSAETFDKYALRGTPSAIVVDRKGILRDVSFGQMGHLEPLVQQLLNE
- a CDS encoding multicopper oxidase domain-containing protein produces the protein MLFSVTAVAVLAATLFGSTYTQSQIVGSTMAAKSSDDLISKIHDMGGLKLVMPQAFAAVDCANIEEGRNVVEFNLTGESADLPVIGGGTYKAMTFSGQVPGPTLRVTQGDVVMMTLTIPSDELTPHGNDMHASEMSAGNFGKVLPGQSHTYCYVAQVPGTFKYHCSGVDVAAMDQHVLSGMYGITIVDPLNGYAPLVVDKTTVKNGQVVKDRQVYPADALEFQLQYNQLYLTDAGGYDQSKMFKHETTWTVVNGMSFGYVPNAAHNELIMGDAKKNIFVAQPWNSPDLKQYQSQLLFIEEGQKVRFFIENQGNEPVFFHIVGEIIDRVVQANVVQAKGTETWLVGGSQGMIADVVFDEPGVYVAVNHDYAAIFTGAASVMVVGDPFNLNQQLGTNAKSYAELLGNPSDAIPPMGKNSIAHPKVNLHGLYTDERANELKAELGL
- a CDS encoding HEAT repeat domain-containing protein, which codes for MDVIPESRLALFAEMEDRYEKKDVDYFVNLLDNDDYVIRTRATCILVDFGGEDKIPYIAKVLKNDENELVRHEAAFSLGQMGYRSAIPHLEDATKNDPSMFVRHEAAIALGVVGAKEAKQTLEQALKDPSIPVQESAVVALSNLVFMEKLSKNEKFAKLTGG
- a CDS encoding metallophosphoesterase family protein, with translation MKFAHLADIHLGFQKVESLQKVEQDVFERAIDDCIARKVDFIVISGDLFHVNIPEMRVQKFAFRKFRQIHDMGIPVYVVYGSHDFSPVSNSVIDLLVEAGYLKKVTLDVGGTDDKIHLDFVVDKKTGALIAGLSGLKAGKDVTWYERLDRKSLESVTGFKIFLFHGGLDEMKTEETSEGDFMPMSLLPKNFDYYAGGHLHTFSHQSYPGYDNVVYPGTLFSGYHSDLEENARGRKRGYVLVDFDTKINRVEFIEIPNTDYELVEIDAHGKISKTVNTELMTKIAHIDPSGKIIIVKVSGELSQGKTSEIEFSSLKHTLREKGALDVKVNQSKLTSREYKITEATGRNRSEIELNVFKENIGELRLDQKELLSDSGILMAKKLLATLNKPILENEKKTDYIKRIEQDAMEVLGL
- a CDS encoding D-2-hydroxyacid dehydrogenase; translated protein: MSLNQSVLICDQVDAVLNNILQKNGLHITYEPQITKEDLAKKIGEFDIIIVRSRTTITADLIEKATKCKIIARVGVGLDNIDTNAAKAKNIRVINAVEGAMNAVAELVIGLMLSMAREIPRADREIRNGNWIKKELMGSELAGKYLGIVGLGNIGKRLARLARSLNMNIIGYDVIPIDPEFAKEVGLIKADLETLLQSADYISLHVPLLDSTKHMINAERISKMKKTARIINTSRGGTIDENALYEAIKSGNLGGAALDVFEVEPATGNKLATLPNVICTPHIGAQTKEAQSLAANVIAEKIIQILRGVI
- a CDS encoding ATP-binding protein, whose protein sequence is MNQIDIVGQVIGGSFGDVIVREKSGKNLEIGDLLVSDENDSILILQVFALEYGSQIQDKMQQMMSGVNLEQGGINAEFYEPEFVNYVLARIKPLARVSKSDNKVTLPKSLPMFFNKLRLVQSSDLTFLKKGGEQIYLGKIRSGSKIVDAEVWLRAEDVFTHHILIPATTGRGKSNLVKTILWHVLDSNSVGALVLDAHDEYYGRKDPGLKDHPLAKQNLVYYTPTPPPGSNRLVINLESIRPEHFLGIVEFSDAQWQAIRSYNAKEREFWISRIMTEPLISLGVGNGAETHVATLAVLKRKLRLILSLEVDEQGRINSKNDVFDAGTKGLTTVDDIVRDIEAGKIVVLDTSRLGNEAELIVGNIIASRIFERYKEHKAKGELDRKPVVTVVIEEAPRVIGEDKIIPRNENIYSTIAKEGRKFKIGLTAITQLSSVIPRTILANMNTKIILGNEMVQERKAIIESASQDLSEDDRNIASLDKGEAIISSIFVPFAIPIKIPLFEELVRQKDHSKEIPKPKVY